A single genomic interval of Armigeres subalbatus isolate Guangzhou_Male chromosome 1, GZ_Asu_2, whole genome shotgun sequence harbors:
- the LOC134213225 gene encoding sodium channel protein Nach — MNSLNMGAAVQNGKKLNNKKRAQPKKTKAKKSKNKDQYSTARLFKGSLLYQTKEFFENSTLHGVRYIAEEGRPFFERFMWFSFVATGAVAAIVIIFSLWEKFQTNPTITGLDTDFHNQEVIFPTVMVCPEKPYNQEIVHDVAHVTLSNYDPGSEQYEPFLQMLTQLSYGVMNEMVTLSENVSDKKSMQNRDLRNLVFKLAIGCGETFKGCWYKDEPIDCCAYFKQVYSEHGFCYSFNARYVSLPAVEERTTEVNLLYETDKKWGLTFAPLLRSHIFVHSYNEISGWDFRPHVQWETNFAIDFLISMKETYTTEDARQLSTGQRKCIFPDEVRLKYYRDDYTFSGCMKECRMQKCLQYCKCIPPFYAPPVSLPFCTVKQLACLAKYTDNITSISDCQNCELGCHNTVYDIEKYSKSMITDVSKEPVVTIEYLTWPIIRYKREVLFGWVDLLVSFGGIAGLFLGFSLLSGVEIVYFFTMRACCMLYKNRDELIAIEQEKLKRPQHRYDLGLRPDFRNRVHEISDSTLPASTAVQTENLTKRSFKSKQVITIGLIEQEFNAVKVPNGKGLVLVGPTNRYISRYERIKNMARTDQFRPILVAPYSEKIKPLDRNVIGDTDGLFYKGYLP, encoded by the exons ATGAATTCCTTGAATATGGGAGCTGCCGTACAAAACGGAAAGAAATTAAATAACAAGAAACGCGCCCAACCTAAGAAAACCAAGGCAAAGAAATCGAAGAACAAGGACCAATACAGCACCGCTCGATTATTCAAGGGCAGTCTATTGTATCAGACAAAGgagttttttgaaaattccaccCTCCATGGAGTGCGGTACATCGCCGAAGAGGGACGACCCTTCTTCGAACGGTTCATGTGGTTCAGCTTCGTGGCCACCGGAGCCGTCGCGGCCATTGTGATCATTTTCAGTCTGTGGGAAAAGTTTCAAACCAATCCCACCATAACCGGACTGGATACGGACTTCCACAACCAGGAAGTTATCTTCCCTACGGTGATGGTCTGCCCTGAGAAGCCGTACAACCAAGAGATAGTGCACGATGTGGCTCACGTAACGCTGAGCAACTACGATCCCGGCTCGGAACAGTACGAACCGTTTCTGCAGATGCTGACGCAGCTGTCGTACGGTGTGATGAACGAAATGGTGACGCTCAGTGAGAACGTGTCGGACAAGAAGTCTATGCAGAATCGCGATTTGCGGAACCTGGTTTTCAAGCTGGCGATTGGATGTGGGGAAACGTTCAAAGGCTGCTGGTACAAGGACGAACCGATCGATTGCTGTGCGTACTTCAAACAGGTGTACTCGGAGCATGGGTTTTGTTACTCGTTCAACGCACGATATGTTTCGCTACCGGCAGTTGA GGAACGCACAACCGAAGTTAATCTACTGTACGAAACGGACAAAAAATGGGGCCTCACATTTGCGCCCCTGCTCCGGTCGCACATCTTCGTGCACTCGTACAACGAAATCTCCGGCTGGGACTTCCGACCGCACGTCCAGTGGGAGACCAACTTTGCCATCGACTTTCTGATATCAATGAAGGAAACCTACACCACGGAGGATGCTCGGCAGTTGTCCACCGGCCAGCGGAAGTGTATCTTTCCGGACGAGGTCAGACTGAAGTACTACCGCGACGATTACACCTTCTCGGGGTGCATGAAGGAGTGCCGGATGCAGAAGTGCCTCCAGTACTGCAAGTGCATCCCTCCGTTCTATGCGCCACCGGTTTCGCTGCCATTCTGCACCGTCAAACAGCTGGCCTGCCTGGCCAAGTACACGGACAACATAACCAGCATTAGCGATTGCCAGAACTGCGAGTTGGGCTGCCACAATACGGTTTACGACATCGAGAAGTACTCCAAATC CATGATCACAGACGTCAGCAAGGAGCCGGTGGTGACGATCGAGTACCTCACATGGCCGATCATTCGCTACAAACGCGAAGTATTGTTCGGTTGGGTTGACCTGTTGGTATCGTTCGGTGGCATTGCAGGTCTATTCCTGGGCTTCAGCCTCCTGTCAGGGGTCGAGATCGTATACTTCTTCACGATGCGTGCCTGCTGCATGCTGTACAAAAACCGCGACGAGCTTATCGCAATTGAGCAGGAGAAACTGAAGCGACCCCAACATCGGTACGACCTTGGACTCAGGCCGGACTTCAGAAATCGAGTACATGAAATTAGTGATTCGACCCTGCCGGCATCGACGGCTGTACAGACAGAAAATCTAACCAAACGGTCGTTCAAAAGTAAGCAGGTAATAACGATTGGGCTAATCGAGCAGGAATTCAACGCTGTCAAGGTGCCGAACGGCAAAGGACTGGTATTGGTGGGACCGACCAATCGGTACATTTCCCGATACGAACGGATTAAGAACATGGCAAGGACGGACCAATTCAGGCCGATTCTGGTGGCGCCGTACAGCGAGAAAATCAAACCCCTCGATAGGAATGTGATAGGCGACACGGACGGACTGTTCTACAAGGGATATTTACCGTGA